A window of the Streptomyces sp. Ag109_O5-10 genome harbors these coding sequences:
- a CDS encoding polysaccharide deacetylase family protein, protein MRAVVQNDKNRVVSAMVALTAVAAVAVVSGCGGPGDEAAVRPAAGQQAHRGAAAPDDHAALVAAARRWGLDAVPLRPPAPPKRKPAITARDGFEVDGQVEDDLPPVFTTVPTRKKVVFLTIDDGAEKDPDFLRMMGELHIPYTAFLSNYLVKDDYGYFRRMQAEGHTLNNHTLTHPYLPGLTYEEQKHEICGMQDIMKRQFGKAPTVFRPPYGNYNGDTLRAAKTCGIKYAPIWDEEVFVDHWEYREWDRSLHPGDIVLTHFRGRNDWDGTMVDDMRRFLNKVTRDGYAVARLEDYL, encoded by the coding sequence ATGCGAGCAGTCGTACAAAATGACAAAAATAGGGTGGTTTCGGCCATGGTTGCCCTCACCGCCGTAGCGGCCGTCGCCGTCGTCTCCGGCTGCGGCGGGCCGGGGGACGAGGCCGCGGTCCGGCCCGCCGCGGGCCAGCAGGCCCACCGGGGCGCCGCCGCCCCCGACGACCACGCCGCCCTGGTCGCCGCCGCCCGGCGCTGGGGTCTCGACGCGGTCCCGCTGCGGCCTCCGGCCCCGCCGAAGCGCAAGCCGGCGATCACCGCTCGCGACGGCTTCGAGGTGGACGGCCAGGTCGAGGACGACCTCCCCCCGGTCTTCACCACGGTCCCCACCAGGAAGAAGGTCGTCTTCCTCACCATCGACGACGGCGCCGAGAAGGACCCGGACTTCCTGCGGATGATGGGCGAGCTGCACATCCCCTACACCGCGTTCCTCAGCAACTACCTGGTCAAGGACGACTACGGCTACTTCCGCCGGATGCAGGCCGAGGGCCACACCCTCAACAACCACACCCTCACCCACCCCTACCTGCCCGGTCTGACCTACGAGGAGCAGAAGCACGAGATCTGCGGCATGCAGGACATCATGAAGCGGCAGTTCGGCAAGGCGCCGACGGTCTTCCGGCCGCCCTACGGCAACTACAACGGCGACACCCTGCGCGCCGCCAAGACCTGCGGCATCAAGTACGCGCCGATCTGGGACGAGGAGGTGTTCGTCGACCACTGGGAGTACCGCGAGTGGGACCGCTCGCTGCACCCCGGAGACATCGTCCTCACGCACTTCCGGGGCCGGAACGACTGGGACGGCACCATGGTCGACGACATGCGCCGCTTCCTGAACAAGGTCACCCGTGACGGCTACGCGGTGGCGCGCCTGGAGGACTACCTGTGA
- a CDS encoding class I SAM-dependent methyltransferase: protein MNDLLSLLLTPEGHALLDEVRGTAPADELAVATRLRREHPAELVSAALAQARLRQRAAAKFGEADADRMFFTPNGVEQSTRATVAAYRAERLKALGVTSVADLCCGIGGDAIALARAGIRVLAVDRDPVTAATARANAGALGLADLIEVREADVQEVDTAGHDAVFVDPARRGGRGRIFDPEAYSPPLSWAVATASAARVAALKIAPGIPHEAVPAAAEAEWISDGGDVKEAVLWFGTGAPGAVRATLLPGPRTLLGRGLPDPAVRPVGRYLYEPDGAVIRAHLVAEAAEELAGGLIDPTIAYVTADTLRATDYATAYEITDELPFNVKRLKALLREREVGNLTVKKRGSAVEPEELRRKVKPQGPNAATVFLTRVAGAPTMLLGHPARP, encoded by the coding sequence GTGAACGACCTCCTCTCCCTCCTCCTCACCCCCGAGGGCCACGCCCTCCTCGACGAGGTGCGCGGCACCGCGCCCGCCGACGAGCTGGCCGTGGCCACCCGGCTGCGCCGCGAGCACCCCGCCGAGCTGGTGTCGGCGGCGCTGGCCCAGGCCCGGCTGCGGCAGCGGGCGGCGGCGAAGTTCGGGGAGGCGGACGCGGACCGCATGTTCTTCACGCCGAACGGGGTCGAGCAGTCGACGCGGGCGACAGTCGCCGCGTACCGGGCCGAGCGGCTGAAGGCGCTCGGGGTGACCTCGGTGGCCGACCTGTGCTGCGGGATCGGGGGCGACGCGATCGCGCTGGCGCGGGCCGGCATCCGCGTCCTCGCCGTGGACCGGGACCCGGTGACGGCGGCCACCGCCCGCGCGAACGCCGGGGCGCTCGGGCTCGCCGACCTGATCGAGGTCCGGGAGGCGGACGTCCAGGAGGTGGACACGGCCGGCCACGACGCCGTCTTCGTCGACCCGGCCCGGCGCGGCGGCCGCGGCCGCATCTTCGACCCCGAGGCCTACTCACCGCCCCTGTCCTGGGCGGTGGCGACCGCGTCGGCGGCCCGGGTGGCCGCGCTGAAGATCGCCCCCGGCATCCCGCACGAGGCGGTCCCGGCGGCGGCCGAGGCGGAGTGGATCTCGGACGGCGGCGACGTGAAGGAGGCCGTCCTCTGGTTCGGCACCGGCGCCCCCGGGGCCGTCCGCGCCACCCTCCTGCCCGGCCCGCGCACCCTGCTCGGCCGCGGCCTGCCCGACCCCGCCGTCCGCCCGGTCGGCCGTTACCTCTACGAGCCGGACGGCGCCGTCATCCGCGCCCACCTGGTCGCCGAGGCGGCCGAGGAACTGGCCGGCGGCCTCATCGACCCGACGATCGCCTACGTCACGGCCGATACGCTCCGGGCCACCGACTACGCCACGGCGTACGAGATCACGGACGAACTCCCCTTCAACGTCAAGAGGCTGAAGGCCCTGCTGCGGGAGCGCGAGGTCGGGAACCTGACCGTGAAGAAGCGCGGGTCGGCGGTGGAGCCGGAGGAACTGCGCAGGAAGGTCAAGCCGCAGGGCCCGAACGCGGCGACCGTGTTCCTGACCCGGGTGGCGGGGGCGCCCACGATGCTCCTCGGCCACCCCGCCCGGCCCTAG
- a CDS encoding RNA polymerase sigma factor codes for MSTQPPAGPAASAAADPRHAIETVFRLESPRVIAGVARIVRDVGIAEELAQDALVAALEQWPRDGVPDNPGAWLMATARHRAVDLIRRRENYARKLAEIGRATETTAPPEEPADPDDIDDDLLRLVFTTCHPVLSPEARTALTLRLLGGLTTAEIARAFLVPEPTVAQRIVRAKRTLATKNVAFEVPYGPDREARLGSVLDVIYLVYNEGYAATAGDDWLRPSLCEDALRLARLLSALMPKEPEVHALTSLLEFQSSRTAARTGPDGAPVLLRDQNRRRWNRMLIARGIRALARADATATGAPGPYALQAAIAACHAHAYTYEETDWRAIATLYGLLAARSPSPVVELNRAVAVSMADGPAAALAIVDSLTAEPALSGYHLLPSVRGDLLARLGRTAEARAEFERAAGLAHNERERELLRRRAAEA; via the coding sequence GTGAGCACACAGCCCCCCGCCGGGCCCGCCGCCTCCGCCGCGGCCGACCCCCGCCACGCCATCGAGACCGTCTTCCGGCTCGAATCGCCCCGCGTGATCGCCGGCGTCGCCCGGATCGTCCGGGACGTCGGCATCGCGGAGGAGCTGGCGCAGGACGCGCTGGTCGCAGCCCTTGAGCAGTGGCCCCGGGACGGCGTGCCCGACAACCCGGGCGCCTGGCTCATGGCGACCGCCCGGCACCGCGCCGTCGACCTGATCCGGCGCCGGGAGAACTACGCCCGCAAGCTCGCCGAGATCGGCCGCGCCACCGAGACGACGGCCCCGCCGGAGGAACCCGCCGACCCGGACGACATCGACGACGACCTGCTCCGGCTCGTCTTCACCACCTGCCACCCGGTGCTCTCGCCCGAGGCACGCACGGCTCTCACCCTGCGCCTCCTCGGCGGCCTGACCACGGCCGAGATCGCCCGCGCCTTCCTGGTCCCCGAGCCGACGGTCGCCCAGCGCATCGTCCGCGCCAAACGCACCCTCGCGACGAAGAACGTCGCCTTCGAGGTGCCGTACGGACCCGACCGCGAGGCCCGGCTCGGCTCGGTCCTGGACGTCATCTACCTGGTCTACAACGAGGGCTACGCGGCCACGGCGGGCGACGACTGGCTGCGCCCGTCGCTCTGCGAGGACGCGTTGCGGCTGGCCCGCCTCCTGTCCGCCCTGATGCCGAAGGAACCGGAGGTGCACGCCCTCACCTCCCTCCTGGAGTTCCAGTCCTCCCGTACGGCCGCCCGCACCGGGCCCGACGGCGCACCGGTCCTCCTGCGGGACCAGAACCGCCGCCGCTGGAACCGCATGCTCATCGCCCGCGGCATCAGGGCCCTGGCCCGCGCGGACGCCACGGCGACCGGCGCGCCGGGGCCGTACGCCCTCCAGGCGGCCATCGCGGCCTGCCACGCGCACGCGTACACGTACGAGGAGACCGACTGGAGGGCCATCGCCACCCTGTACGGGCTGCTGGCGGCCCGCTCCCCGTCCCCGGTCGTCGAGCTGAACCGGGCGGTGGCCGTGTCGATGGCGGACGGCCCGGCGGCGGCCCTCGCGATCGTGGACTCGCTGACCGCCGAACCCGCCCTGAGCGGCTACCACCTCCTGCCGAGCGTCCGCGGCGACCTGCTGGCCCGCCTCGGGCGCACGGCCGAGGCCCGCGCGGAGTTCGAACGGGCCGCGGGTCTCGCGCACAACGAGCGGGAACGGGAACTGCTGCGGCGCCGGGCGGCGGAGGCCTAG
- a CDS encoding YciI family protein — protein sequence MPRYLSLVKIDENTAPAEGPSEELMQRMGELIEEITKAGVMLDTAGLTPTAQGTRVHWEGGKISVTDGPFTEAKEVVGGYAIMQCKDKAEALEWTKRFLKVHEEFWTVTCEVREIAEG from the coding sequence ATGCCCCGTTACCTGTCGCTCGTGAAGATCGACGAGAACACCGCCCCCGCCGAAGGCCCCAGCGAGGAGCTGATGCAGCGGATGGGCGAGCTGATCGAGGAGATCACCAAGGCCGGCGTGATGCTGGACACCGCGGGCCTCACGCCGACCGCCCAGGGCACCCGGGTGCACTGGGAGGGCGGCAAGATCTCCGTCACCGACGGACCGTTCACCGAGGCCAAGGAGGTCGTCGGCGGGTACGCGATCATGCAGTGCAAGGACAAGGCCGAGGCCCTGGAGTGGACCAAGCGGTTCCTCAAGGTGCACGAGGAGTTCTGGACCGTGACCTGTGAGGTCCGGGAGATCGCGGAGGGCTGA
- a CDS encoding LCP family protein, with the protein MTLGIAGAGWVYWHLNDNIKSVDVDSALGDDRPAKAVTTPPAEPSASASASPLPTGSMNILVLGSDSRSGKENKKLGGGSSSGARSDTAMVVHVDAGRTSATIVSIPRDTLVTRPSCPLSSGGSTSVAYNAMFNSAYSVGGAVCAVKTVESITGVRMDHYLEIDFSGFAKLVDALGGVTVTTDQDIDDDDSHLHLKKGTHHLGGTQALALARTRHGIGDGSDLGRIGLQQKLVKALLDRMASISLLTDPGKLYEVADAVTASLTTDTGLDSLSELMRLGQSLKGLTSDHTKTVMMPVVTAPSDHNRVIAKEPAAGELWESLR; encoded by the coding sequence ATGACGCTCGGCATCGCGGGCGCGGGGTGGGTCTACTGGCACCTCAACGACAACATCAAGAGCGTCGACGTCGACAGCGCGCTCGGGGACGACCGCCCGGCGAAGGCGGTGACGACACCGCCGGCCGAGCCGTCCGCGTCCGCCTCCGCATCCCCGCTTCCCACCGGTTCGATGAACATCCTGGTGCTGGGCTCGGACTCGCGCAGCGGCAAGGAGAACAAGAAGCTCGGCGGCGGCAGCAGCTCGGGCGCCCGCTCCGACACCGCGATGGTCGTCCACGTCGACGCCGGCCGCACGTCCGCCACGATCGTCAGCATCCCGCGCGACACCCTGGTCACCCGGCCCTCCTGCCCGCTCTCCTCCGGCGGCTCGACGTCCGTCGCCTACAACGCGATGTTCAACAGCGCCTACTCGGTGGGCGGGGCGGTGTGCGCGGTCAAGACGGTCGAGTCGATCACCGGCGTCCGCATGGACCACTATCTGGAGATCGACTTCTCGGGCTTCGCGAAGCTGGTCGACGCGCTCGGCGGGGTGACCGTGACGACCGACCAGGACATCGACGACGACGACAGCCACCTGCACCTGAAGAAGGGCACCCACCACCTCGGCGGCACCCAGGCCCTGGCACTCGCCCGCACCCGGCACGGCATCGGCGACGGCAGCGACCTGGGCCGGATAGGGCTCCAGCAGAAACTGGTGAAGGCCCTCCTCGACCGGATGGCCTCCATCAGCCTGCTGACCGACCCGGGCAAGCTCTACGAGGTCGCCGACGCGGTCACCGCCAGCCTCACCACCGACACCGGTCTGGACTCGCTCAGCGAGCTGATGCGGCTCGGGCAGAGCCTGAAGGGGCTGACCTCCGACCACACGAAGACGGTGATGATGCCGGTGGTGACCGCGCCCTCCGACCACAACCGGGTGATCGCGAAGGAGCCGGCGGCGGGCGAGCTGTGGGAGTCCCTGCGATAG